One Triticum dicoccoides isolate Atlit2015 ecotype Zavitan chromosome 5B, WEW_v2.0, whole genome shotgun sequence genomic window carries:
- the LOC119307719 gene encoding scarecrow-like protein 14: protein MEEDIDDKFFYDFPDNPALIEAQQPFLEILSDPSSNSTSDDSNNRAVSPCSPSDASVGTAAQLPPTPAAVDSYDRFQFEPVDLDPAAFFGGGANSDLMSSAFLKGMQEANKFLPSQDKLVIDLEASSGQFFKGVEEGNKFLPREDKLVAGFNGHAAPAPAPVVLSVKKEEAVDAVSANSGGGRGRKNPYHDDELEQEGGRSSKQSALGDDVSAREMFDRMLMPSDEMCIVQMQNLRIAMQEAVAKNDSGGGKGANGKGRGRRGGSDVVDLRTLLIHCAQAVATDDRRSATELLKQIKLHARPDGDGTQRLAHCFAEGLQARLAGTGGLVHQSLMATRISAVDMLKAYQLYMAAICFKKVSFLFSNSTIYNASLGKKKIHIIDYGIQYGFQWPCFLRRISTRPGGPPNVRITGIDLPQPGFRPTERIEETGRRLKKYAHEFNVPFEYRAIATAKMESLRKEDLKIDPDEVLIVNSLFQFKNLMDESVVLESPRDVVLKNIRKMRPHTFIHAIVNGSFSAPFFVTRFREVLFYYSALFDVLDTTTPRDNEQRMLIEQNILGRAALNVIACEGTDRVERPETYKQWQVRNQRAGLKLLPLNPEVIELARDKVKNCYHKDFVIDIDQHWLLQGWKGRILYAISTWTANDASS, encoded by the coding sequence atggaggaggacATCGACGACAAGTTCTTCTACGACTTCCCCGACAACCCCGCGCTCATCGAGGCGCAGCAGCCCTTCCTCGAGATCCTCTCCGATCCCTCCTCCAACTCCACCTCCGACGACAGCAACAACCGCGCCGTCTCCCCGTGCTCCCCCTCCGACGCCTCCGTCGGCACCGCCGCCCAGCTGCCTCCCACGCCGGCCGCCGTTGACTCCTACGACCGCTTCCAGTTCGAGCCCGTCGACCTCGATCCCGCCGCCTTCTTCGGCGGCGGCGCCAACTCCGACCTCATGAGCTCCGCCTTCCTCAAGGGGATGCAGGAGGCCAACAAGTTCCTGCCCAGTCAGGACAAGCTCGTCATCGACCTGGAGGCCTCCTCTGGCCAGTTCTTCAAGGGCGTCGAGGAGGGCAACAAGTTCCTGCCCAGGGAGGACAAACTCGTTGCTGGGTTCAATGGCCACGCAGCTCCTGCGCCGGCGCCGGTTGTGCTCAGCGTAaagaaggaggaggcggtggatgcGGTCTCGGCCAACTCTGGTGGCGGCCGAGGTCGGAAGAACCCTTACCATGATGACGAGCTGGAGCAGGAGGGTGGCAGGAGCAGCAAGCAGAGTGCCCTGGGAGACGACGTCTCTGCACGGGAGATGTTCGACAGGATGCTGATGCCCTCAGACGAGATGTGCATCGTGCAGATGCAGAACCTGCGGATCGCCATGCAGGAGGCGGTGGCCAAGAATGATAGCGGCGGCGGGAAGGGGGCCAATGGCAAGGGGAGGGGCCGGCGTGGTGGTTCCGATGTGGTGGACCTGCGCACGCTGCTCATCCATTGCGCGCAGGCTGTTGCCACAGATGACCGCCGGAGCGCTACAGAGCTGCTGAAGCAGATCAAGCTGCATGCTCGCCCTGATGGCGATGGGACTCAGCGCCTTGCGCATTGCTTTGCGGAGGGCCTGCAGGCGCGGCTGGCGGGCACAGGTGGCCTCGTACACCAGTCGCTCATGGCAACACGCATCTCAGCTGTGGACATGCTCAAAGCTTACCAGCTGTACATGGCAGCCATCTGTTTCAAGAAGGTGTCTTTCCTGTTCTCAAATAGTACAATCTATAATGCCTCCTTGGGAAAGAAGAAGATACATATCATCGATTATGGTATACAATATGGGTTCCAGTGGCCGTGCTTTCTGCGACGGATATCAACAAGGCCTGGAGGGCCGCCGAATGTAAGGATCACTGGTATCGATCTCCCTCAGCCTGGGTTCCGGCCAACAGAGCGGATTGAAGAGACAGGGCGCAGGCTCAAGAAGTATGCCCATGAGTTTAATGTGCCGTTCGAGTACCGGGCCATCGCGACGGCAAAGATGGAGTCGCTCCGCAAAGAGGATTTGAAGATTGATCCTGATGAGGTACTCATTGTTAACTCCTTGTTTCAATTCAAGAACTTGATGGACGAGAGCGTTGTGCTTGAGAGCCCAAGGGATGTTGTGCTCAAGAACATCAGGAAGATGCGCCCCCACACATTCATCCATGCAATCGTGAATGGCTCATTCAGTGCCCCATTCTTCGTGACACGGTTTCGGGAGGTTCTGTTCTACTACTCGGCCCTTTTTGATGTTCTGGACACAACCACCCCAAGGGATAACGAACAGAGGATGCTGATTGAGCAGAACATCCTTGGGCGTGCTGCCCTGAATGTCATTGCCTGTGAGGGTACAGATAGGGTGGAGCGTCCTGAGACGTATAAGCAATGGCAGGTAAGGAATCAACGGGCAGGTTTGAAGCTGCTGCCATTGAATCCAGAGGTCATTGAGCTAGCGAGAGACAAGGTCAAGAACTGCTACCACAAGGACTTTGTGATTGATATAGATCAGCACTGGCTCTTGCAAGGATGGAAAGGGCGCATCCTCTATGCCATCTCGACATGGACGGCAAACGATGCTAGCTCATAA